One window of the Glycocaulis alkaliphilus genome contains the following:
- a CDS encoding cation:proton antiporter, which yields MNAMEWFIAGLLALGVFFYVAGTVGLLRFPDTHSRLHALTKADNLGLGFIAIAAGLHWGDGWIAGKLALVWLLTLFAAGMAAQLVARAALKAEGGE from the coding sequence ATGAACGCGATGGAGTGGTTCATAGCCGGCCTTCTGGCGCTGGGCGTGTTCTTCTATGTCGCCGGAACGGTGGGGCTGTTGCGCTTTCCCGATACCCATTCGCGCCTGCATGCGCTGACCAAGGCGGACAATCTGGGCCTCGGCTTCATTGCCATTGCAGCAGGCCTGCACTGGGGCGATGGCTGGATTGCGGGCAAGCTCGCCCTTGTCTGGCTGCTCACCCTGTTTGCAGCCGGCATGGCGGCCCAGCTCGTCGCGCGCGCGGCCCTGAAGGCGGAGGGTGGCGAGTGA
- a CDS encoding hydrogenase subunit MbhD domain-containing protein: MSLAFDLALCALILGAAGLAVAGRNLFGSVVFYIVYGVLIALAWVSLGAADVALAEAAIGAGVTGVLLIGAWQGMKDAGGLEAEITKSLPVRVLAGLGAAALGALIGFAVLSLPGHDGLTGPVAENQPALDLGNPVTAVLLSFRAYDTLLETLVLTAALAAVWSLTPARFWGGIPGPKHTTRPDGVMASFGRLLPPLGVLVAVYLVWAGADQPGGAFQAGTVLAAVWILIVLAGLRDEPRLSSLILRLIVIAGPLVFLGAGLAGALAGLALGYPEGHARTLILIIEYALTLSIAATLALLIAGPARRAP, translated from the coding sequence GTGAGCCTGGCCTTCGATCTTGCCCTGTGTGCCCTGATCCTTGGCGCGGCCGGTCTGGCTGTGGCGGGGCGCAATCTCTTTGGCTCTGTCGTCTTCTACATCGTCTATGGCGTGCTGATCGCGCTCGCCTGGGTCAGTCTTGGCGCGGCAGATGTCGCGCTTGCCGAAGCGGCCATCGGCGCAGGCGTGACCGGCGTCCTGCTGATTGGGGCATGGCAGGGCATGAAGGATGCAGGCGGGCTGGAAGCCGAGATCACAAAAAGCCTGCCTGTGCGCGTCCTGGCGGGGCTGGGCGCCGCCGCGCTCGGCGCTCTGATCGGGTTTGCGGTCCTCTCCCTGCCCGGCCATGACGGGCTGACCGGCCCGGTCGCGGAAAACCAGCCTGCACTGGATCTCGGCAATCCGGTAACCGCCGTACTGCTCAGTTTCAGGGCCTATGACACGCTGCTGGAAACGCTGGTGCTGACGGCCGCGCTGGCGGCCGTCTGGTCGCTCACCCCGGCGCGCTTCTGGGGCGGGATACCGGGGCCAAAGCATACCACCCGGCCTGATGGCGTAATGGCGAGCTTTGGCCGCCTCCTGCCCCCTCTGGGCGTGCTGGTCGCGGTCTATCTGGTCTGGGCAGGCGCGGACCAGCCGGGCGGCGCGTTTCAGGCGGGCACCGTGCTGGCGGCGGTTTGGATACTCATCGTGCTGGCGGGCCTGCGCGATGAGCCGCGCCTTTCCAGCCTCATTTTGCGCCTCATCGTCATTGCCGGGCCGCTGGTCTTTCTGGGCGCGGGGCTGGCAGGCGCACTGGCAGGCCTCGCACTCGGCTATCCCGAAGGCCATGCCCGAACGCTGATCCTCATCATCGAATATGCACTCACCCTTTCCATCGCGGCGACACTCGCCCTGCTGATCGCCGGTCCGGCAAGGCGGGCGCCATGA
- a CDS encoding NADH-quinone oxidoreductase subunit K, whose protein sequence is MMELLAERGSLFALTGAALIALGFYGFIMRRALIRRLIAFNVIGSGIFLLFGGTGYFGGGVDPVPRALIITGIVVALALTAFAAALAVRLARSGDDDENPEAGR, encoded by the coding sequence ATGATGGAGCTTCTGGCAGAGCGCGGCAGCCTGTTCGCGCTGACCGGCGCCGCTTTGATCGCACTGGGGTTTTACGGCTTCATCATGCGCCGCGCGCTGATCCGCCGCCTGATCGCCTTCAATGTGATCGGCAGCGGGATATTCCTGCTTTTCGGCGGCACGGGCTATTTCGGGGGCGGTGTCGATCCGGTCCCGCGAGCCCTGATCATTACCGGCATCGTGGTTGCCCTTGCACTGACCGCCTTCGCCGCTGCGCTTGCCGTCAGGCTCGCCCGGAGCGGTGACGACGATGAGAATCCGGAGGCAGGCCGGTGA
- a CDS encoding complex I subunit 5 family protein, with translation MNLLFALVALPLLFMLASLVAGRHGPRLIWLAAPLMTGLAVWLAMAVHTAPEGGALGGWPVPLGIMLEADGLAAALMLASAITAAITGLFALGSYGTTRAETTRSYTFWPLFYGLWAAVNAVLVSRDLFNLYVAIELLSICAVALAAFGSRKAAMDYLMIALAGSLAYLLGVVLIFAAVGTLDLSLIAERAPEARTSVLIGAALISAGLIAKTALFPLHGWLPPAHGAAPPAVSALLSALVVKASFVILLRVWFEALPGLTQPAIITGFGVLGAAAILYGSALALRQEGLKALIAYSTVAQLGYLFLVFPLAGGGEAITPWAAGAWGAMGFHASAHMLAKAGLFLAAGLMIHASGNGRMDGLTGLARAMPVTTFAFALCAVSLMGLPPSGGFMAKYLMLISSLASGQWPYALVIIAGGLMAAAYLFRPLARMFAGTETPAITPLPHNWLPLAPLALAIAAMALGLLSAAPYELMVSGLPEAGEAGLEEVEP, from the coding sequence GTGAACCTGCTGTTTGCGCTCGTCGCCCTGCCCCTCCTCTTCATGCTGGCCAGCCTTGTGGCCGGGCGCCATGGTCCCCGCCTGATCTGGCTGGCAGCGCCGCTTATGACCGGCCTTGCCGTATGGCTGGCGATGGCGGTCCACACTGCGCCGGAAGGTGGCGCGCTGGGTGGCTGGCCTGTCCCGCTCGGCATCATGCTGGAGGCTGACGGGCTGGCAGCTGCGCTCATGCTGGCAAGCGCCATTACCGCCGCCATTACAGGGCTCTTCGCGCTTGGCAGCTATGGCACTACGCGGGCCGAAACCACGCGCAGCTACACCTTCTGGCCGCTCTTCTATGGGCTATGGGCTGCGGTCAATGCGGTGCTGGTCAGCCGCGACCTGTTCAATCTTTACGTCGCCATCGAGCTATTATCGATCTGTGCGGTGGCACTGGCCGCGTTCGGCTCGCGCAAGGCCGCGATGGACTATCTGATGATCGCACTGGCGGGCTCTCTGGCCTATCTGCTCGGCGTAGTATTGATCTTTGCCGCCGTCGGCACGCTGGACCTTTCCCTCATCGCGGAGCGCGCGCCAGAAGCCCGTACAAGCGTCCTCATCGGCGCTGCCCTCATCTCGGCAGGGCTGATCGCCAAGACCGCGCTCTTCCCCTTGCATGGCTGGTTGCCGCCCGCCCATGGCGCGGCCCCGCCTGCGGTCAGCGCGCTCCTCTCCGCACTGGTGGTGAAAGCCTCCTTCGTCATCCTGCTGCGGGTCTGGTTCGAGGCCCTGCCGGGGCTGACGCAACCTGCCATCATCACCGGGTTCGGGGTGCTGGGTGCCGCCGCGATACTTTATGGCTCCGCACTGGCCCTGAGGCAGGAGGGGCTCAAGGCGCTCATCGCCTATTCCACCGTCGCCCAGCTTGGCTATCTCTTCCTCGTCTTTCCGCTGGCAGGCGGCGGAGAAGCCATCACGCCCTGGGCGGCGGGCGCATGGGGCGCGATGGGCTTTCATGCCAGCGCCCACATGCTCGCGAAGGCCGGGCTCTTCCTCGCTGCTGGGCTGATGATCCACGCCAGCGGCAATGGACGGATGGACGGACTGACCGGCCTTGCCAGAGCCATGCCTGTCACCACGTTCGCCTTTGCCCTGTGCGCCGTGTCGCTGATGGGCCTGCCACCCAGCGGCGGCTTCATGGCGAAATATCTCATGCTGATCTCATCACTGGCGTCCGGACAATGGCCCTATGCGCTGGTCATCATCGCAGGCGGGCTGATGGCGGCAGCCTATCTCTTCCGCCCGCTGGCGCGCATGTTCGCCGGAACGGAAACGCCCGCAATTACGCCGCTGCCTCATAACTGGCTGCCGCTGGCACCGCTGGCGCTGGCGATAGCGGCGATGGCACTGGGCCTGCTTTCAGCGGCTCCCTATGAGCTGATGGTGTCCGGCCTGCCAGAGGCCGGTGAAGCCGGGCTGGAGGAGGTGGAGCCATGA
- a CDS encoding complex I subunit 5 family protein — MNTAILIPVLLVLTPLIPAVASALLSGHAGWRNGVNIGFAALKLALVTYALAGVAAGAEYEWRIAFVPGLDLVLRLDALALLFVTLSAVLWVATTLYAIAYLKGTPHQARFFAFFNLCVVAASGIAMSGSLITFFVFYEILTLATWPLVVHTGSAKAMAAGRTYLAYTLAGSAALLAGIVWLESGSGPVEFADGADLSGFSTLSASVIFVLLIGGLGAKTALIPLHPWLPAAMAAPAPVSALLHAVAVVKAGAFGVVRVIYDVYGIETVAALGLGIPLAALASATIIYGSLQALRQSDIKKRLAYSTVSQVSYIVLGASLAGPFAVIGGLVHLVHQGLMKITLFFGAGVLAERAGITGIAQMDGIGRRMPITMAAFSVAALGMIGVPPVAGFVSKWYLALGGYQSGASWVVGVLIASSLLNAAYFLPMLYRAWLKPSADTLPSREALASTRTWLLILPGAFTAMAALGAGLFAGFELSPLGWATLIVERIYLP, encoded by the coding sequence ATGAACACGGCCATTCTCATCCCGGTCCTGCTGGTGCTGACACCGCTCATTCCGGCTGTGGCAAGCGCGCTTCTGTCCGGTCATGCGGGCTGGCGCAATGGCGTGAATATCGGCTTTGCCGCGCTGAAGCTGGCGCTTGTCACCTATGCGCTGGCAGGTGTGGCGGCAGGGGCGGAATATGAATGGCGGATCGCCTTCGTGCCCGGCCTTGATCTGGTACTGCGCCTGGATGCGCTGGCGCTCCTGTTCGTCACGCTCTCTGCCGTTTTGTGGGTGGCAACGACGCTCTACGCCATCGCCTATCTGAAGGGCACGCCCCATCAGGCGCGCTTCTTTGCCTTCTTCAATCTGTGCGTCGTCGCCGCGAGCGGGATCGCCATGTCCGGATCGCTCATCACCTTCTTCGTGTTCTACGAGATACTTACCCTCGCCACCTGGCCGCTGGTCGTCCACACCGGCAGCGCCAAGGCCATGGCGGCAGGGCGCACCTATCTCGCCTACACGCTGGCGGGCAGCGCGGCCTTGCTGGCCGGGATTGTCTGGCTGGAAAGCGGATCGGGCCCTGTGGAGTTCGCCGACGGGGCGGACCTTTCCGGCTTCTCCACGCTGAGCGCCAGCGTGATCTTCGTCCTGCTGATCGGCGGGCTGGGCGCGAAGACAGCCCTGATACCGCTCCATCCCTGGCTACCAGCCGCCATGGCCGCGCCAGCCCCGGTAAGCGCCCTGCTTCATGCCGTCGCCGTAGTGAAGGCAGGCGCGTTCGGCGTGGTGCGGGTGATCTATGATGTCTATGGCATCGAGACGGTCGCGGCGCTGGGCCTCGGCATACCGCTTGCGGCCCTCGCCTCTGCCACCATCATATACGGATCGCTGCAGGCCCTGCGCCAGAGCGACATCAAGAAGCGCCTTGCCTACTCCACCGTGAGCCAGGTCAGCTATATCGTGCTGGGCGCAAGCCTTGCCGGGCCGTTCGCGGTCATTGGCGGTCTGGTTCATCTCGTCCATCAGGGCCTGATGAAGATCACGCTTTTCTTCGGGGCGGGCGTGCTGGCCGAGCGCGCCGGGATTACCGGCATCGCGCAGATGGACGGGATCGGGCGGCGCATGCCCATCACCATGGCCGCATTCAGCGTGGCAGCGCTCGGCATGATCGGGGTGCCGCCCGTCGCGGGCTTCGTCTCCAAATGGTATCTCGCCCTTGGCGGCTACCAGTCGGGGGCCAGCTGGGTGGTGGGCGTGCTCATCGCCTCCAGCCTGCTCAATGCCGCCTATTTCCTGCCCATGCTCTACCGCGCCTGGCTGAAACCCTCGGCAGACACCTTGCCCAGCCGGGAGGCGCTGGCCAGCACAAGGACATGGCTCCTCATCCTGCCCGGCGCCTTCACGGCTATGGCCGCGCTGGGCGCGGGGCTGTTTGCCGGGTTCGAGCTGAGCCCGCTGGGCTGGGCGACGCTGATCGTTGAACGGATCTATCTGCCATGA
- a CDS encoding complex I subunit 5 family protein — protein sequence MSALWLLPLALALPLLLAAGSALPLIRDRSLTLAIFAPLPGLAAALFAPRGEVLVLPELVLGVTLSLSETGALFLGGASLLWLTAGLYSRFYMAGKDRGGNFALFWNLCLAGNLGVFIAADAISFYVAFALVSLMAFPLVIHDRSQKALKAGVGYIVLAVIGEAALLAGLVLASGAAGGVAGIEALVDAVWLSPDRPLILALLITGFGIKAGLVPLHVWLPVAHPAAPVPASAVLSGAIVKAGIFGLLVFLPLGETLLHTGAILAALGFAGAFGAALYGLTQDDPKAILAYSTVSQMGLMLAAIGAGLATGLEAAGITSAIAIYALHHGLAKGALFLGVGAMSASAGKAAHRQRAVLAIIALSVAGLPLTGGALAKLALKAPLGPLSELLITASAFTTALLLTRFLASVRPGSAGEARAPLVRSVPVMVLGAGALILPWMVWNMSGLPMSYVWQWSNLLNGALPLALAVLAVWAAQRTRLSLPAAPQGDLLALAEPALTKLVTALQTLGRRLPSVPRLPARKALSGRLLDRVEAGLARALPALLLGLVLVLALLAA from the coding sequence ATGAGCGCGCTCTGGCTCCTTCCTCTCGCCCTTGCCCTGCCCCTTTTGCTGGCGGCGGGCAGCGCGCTGCCGCTCATTCGCGACCGCAGCCTGACGCTGGCCATCTTCGCGCCGCTTCCGGGGCTTGCCGCAGCCCTGTTCGCGCCGCGCGGCGAGGTGCTGGTATTGCCTGAGCTGGTGCTCGGCGTGACGCTCTCTTTGAGCGAGACCGGCGCGCTCTTCCTCGGCGGAGCGAGCCTTCTCTGGCTGACCGCCGGGCTCTATTCGCGTTTCTACATGGCCGGCAAGGACCGGGGCGGCAATTTCGCCCTGTTCTGGAATCTCTGCCTTGCGGGCAATCTGGGCGTCTTCATCGCCGCTGACGCGATCAGCTTCTATGTCGCCTTCGCGCTCGTCTCACTGATGGCCTTCCCGCTGGTCATCCATGACCGCAGCCAGAAAGCCCTCAAGGCAGGGGTCGGCTATATCGTACTGGCCGTGATCGGGGAGGCCGCCCTGCTGGCCGGGCTGGTCCTCGCTTCGGGGGCTGCAGGCGGGGTGGCCGGCATCGAGGCGCTGGTCGATGCGGTCTGGCTGTCGCCTGACCGCCCGCTCATCCTCGCCCTCCTGATCACCGGGTTTGGCATCAAGGCCGGTCTTGTGCCGCTCCATGTCTGGCTGCCGGTGGCTCATCCTGCGGCACCGGTGCCAGCCTCCGCCGTCCTTTCCGGCGCGATCGTGAAGGCAGGTATTTTCGGCCTGCTGGTCTTCCTGCCGCTGGGTGAAACCCTTCTTCATACCGGCGCCATCCTCGCCGCGCTGGGCTTTGCCGGCGCGTTCGGCGCAGCGCTTTACGGGCTGACCCAGGACGACCCCAAGGCGATCCTCGCCTACTCCACTGTCAGCCAGATGGGGCTGATGCTGGCCGCTATCGGCGCAGGGCTGGCGACAGGACTGGAAGCGGCTGGTATCACGAGCGCCATCGCAATCTACGCCCTCCATCACGGCCTCGCCAAGGGCGCGCTCTTCCTCGGCGTGGGCGCAATGAGTGCCAGCGCGGGCAAGGCCGCACACCGCCAGCGCGCCGTGCTCGCGATCATCGCCCTGTCGGTCGCCGGATTGCCGCTGACCGGCGGCGCGCTTGCCAAGCTCGCCCTGAAAGCGCCTCTGGGGCCATTGAGCGAGCTTCTCATCACAGCCTCGGCCTTCACCACCGCCCTGTTGCTGACGCGCTTTCTGGCGAGCGTAAGGCCCGGCAGCGCTGGCGAGGCCCGCGCGCCGTTGGTGCGCTCCGTCCCCGTGATGGTTCTGGGCGCAGGCGCGCTGATCCTGCCCTGGATGGTGTGGAATATGAGCGGTCTGCCGATGAGCTATGTCTGGCAGTGGAGCAATCTTCTGAACGGCGCCCTGCCGCTGGCGCTCGCCGTTCTGGCCGTATGGGCCGCACAGCGGACGCGCCTTTCCCTGCCAGCCGCCCCGCAAGGCGATCTGCTGGCGCTAGCCGAACCAGCTCTTACAAAGCTTGTCACCGCCTTGCAGACGCTTGGACGCCGCCTGCCCTCGGTCCCGCGCCTGCCCGCCCGGAAGGCCCTCTCCGGGCGCTTGCTGGACCGGGTAGAGGCAGGGCTCGCGCGTGCCCTGCCTGCCCTGCTGCTGGGCCTGGTCCTTGTGCTCGCGCTGCTCGCAGCGTGA
- a CDS encoding Crp/Fnr family transcriptional regulator — MIKQSILLLAEDSRCVGCEVRERGVCATLDISQIGDMEAAVSVKRLSEGQLLMLEGDPSDHVANVTRGRLKVYKSLPDGRTQLLRVLRPGDFIGAPFRDRTACTVAAITECELCLLPRKALEHLFERHREIEHAVMRQLEDELAEAQSRILTLGRKTAMERVAGFLVDEQEHARSCGEQIDELVLPLGRAEIGDLLGLTIETVSRCMTRLKKAGIIALEGGKSERVSVLDAGRLQELASAEAY, encoded by the coding sequence GTGATAAAGCAGTCGATACTCCTGCTCGCCGAGGATAGCCGCTGCGTGGGCTGTGAGGTCCGCGAGCGCGGCGTATGTGCCACGCTGGACATCAGCCAGATCGGCGACATGGAGGCGGCCGTTTCGGTAAAGCGCCTCAGCGAGGGCCAGTTGCTGATGCTGGAAGGCGATCCCAGCGATCACGTGGCCAACGTCACACGCGGCCGGCTGAAGGTCTACAAATCCCTGCCTGATGGCCGCACCCAGCTTTTGCGCGTGCTTAGACCCGGCGATTTCATTGGCGCGCCCTTTCGCGACAGGACGGCCTGTACGGTCGCGGCAATTACCGAGTGCGAGCTGTGCCTCCTCCCCCGCAAGGCGCTGGAACACCTTTTCGAGCGCCATCGCGAGATCGAACACGCCGTGATGCGCCAGCTGGAAGACGAACTGGCTGAGGCCCAGTCGCGAATTCTCACGCTCGGACGCAAGACGGCCATGGAGCGCGTGGCCGGCTTCCTCGTAGATGAGCAGGAGCACGCCCGCTCATGCGGCGAACAGATAGACGAGTTGGTCCTGCCACTGGGCCGCGCGGAAATTGGTGATCTTCTCGGCCTGACCATAGAAACCGTCAGCCGCTGCATGACCCGGCTGAAAAAGGCCGGGATCATTGCGCTGGAGGGCGGCAAGTCGGAGCGGGTGTCGGTGCTGGATGCCGGCCGGCTGCAGGAGCTGGCAAGCGCTGAGGCGTATTGA
- a CDS encoding DUF2267 domain-containing protein → MRQPPAVLRDAVSETCDLLDTVQARLGLSNRMHAYAALQAVLHAAREGLPASSTLRMAAGMPLFIGGLTVRDWYPAAPQSGPYTFERRVAERLPLSFPLSAPETASGVLFVLSRRMDPSALACLQASANGFMPHPAASNRPQSGQPQGD, encoded by the coding sequence ATGCGTCAACCGCCTGCAGTCCTGCGTGATGCTGTTTCGGAAACCTGCGACCTGCTGGACACGGTACAGGCCCGGCTGGGCCTGTCTAACCGGATGCACGCCTATGCGGCCTTGCAGGCAGTGCTGCACGCCGCACGCGAGGGCCTGCCCGCCAGCTCCACCCTGCGCATGGCTGCTGGCATGCCGCTCTTCATAGGCGGTCTGACGGTCCGCGACTGGTATCCGGCAGCACCTCAGAGCGGTCCATATACGTTCGAGCGCCGGGTTGCAGAGCGCCTGCCCTTAAGTTTTCCTCTGTCGGCGCCCGAGACCGCCTCAGGCGTTCTCTTCGTGCTGTCCAGACGGATGGACCCCAGCGCCCTTGCCTGCCTGCAGGCTAGCGCAAACGGCTTCATGCCTCATCCTGCCGCATCTAACAGGCCGCAATCCGGCCAGCCACAAGGAGACTAA
- a CDS encoding universal stress protein, with product MAPKTLMVHVSPDGFKNGRIDAALALAKAFGARLIGVGAMARPEAIVTPEGVMYPDPDNVTMLEKDLKALAARFSKKAAALGKDKASWRSALTAPAPFLAENARAADMLIVSSRADSDFPVIGVDPSDVIMAAGRPVLTVPRGKGDMDFSTVLVAWKDTPQARRAVAAALPVLAGAKRVVITGVGDETAGEALGEVAVWLASHGIKAETVHVKERNAGKAIIKAAELQGAGLIVAGAYGRSRLREFILGGVTRDLLFKSKTPCLFSH from the coding sequence ATGGCTCCCAAGACACTCATGGTTCACGTCTCGCCCGACGGCTTCAAGAACGGGCGGATCGACGCTGCACTTGCACTGGCCAAAGCCTTCGGCGCCAGGCTGATCGGTGTGGGCGCGATGGCCCGGCCTGAAGCGATCGTGACCCCTGAAGGCGTCATGTATCCTGATCCTGACAATGTCACGATGCTGGAAAAGGATCTGAAGGCCCTCGCCGCACGCTTTTCCAAGAAGGCGGCGGCTCTGGGCAAGGACAAGGCCAGCTGGCGCAGCGCCCTCACCGCGCCTGCGCCATTCCTTGCCGAGAATGCCCGCGCTGCTGACATGCTGATCGTCAGCTCACGTGCAGACAGCGATTTTCCCGTTATCGGTGTGGATCCGTCTGATGTGATCATGGCGGCGGGCCGTCCCGTGCTGACAGTGCCGCGCGGCAAGGGGGACATGGATTTCTCCACCGTCCTGGTCGCTTGGAAGGATACGCCCCAGGCCCGCCGGGCCGTCGCTGCCGCCCTGCCCGTGCTGGCTGGCGCAAAGCGCGTCGTGATTACCGGCGTGGGTGATGAGACTGCAGGCGAAGCGCTCGGGGAGGTGGCCGTCTGGCTCGCTAGCCACGGCATCAAGGCCGAAACGGTACACGTGAAGGAAAGGAACGCCGGCAAGGCGATCATCAAGGCCGCCGAGCTGCAAGGGGCGGGCCTGATCGTGGCTGGCGCCTATGGCCGCAGCCGCCTGCGCGAATTCATCCTTGGCGGGGTGACGCGCGATCTATTGTTCAAAAGCAAGACGCCCTGCCTGTTCAGCCACTGA